One window from the genome of Magnolia sinica isolate HGM2019 chromosome 4, MsV1, whole genome shotgun sequence encodes:
- the LOC131244368 gene encoding uncharacterized protein LOC131244368, giving the protein MACIEMFNTDHQGLCAPMSPRISFSNDFADAVDHHKIKRERGVGPTSSPGSSDFEFTVSNYSMIAADEIFCKGRLLPLKENCTTQLQKMTLREELLVGDDDEDDVSQRPPKGPIRWKELLGLKKGHAVGKKHEKVNGPLEILEREAPTHAPIEAAHVSKAAQDVESNGGSRFVEIEI; this is encoded by the exons atgGCATGCATTGAAATGTTCAACACAGATCATCAAGGTCTCTGTGCTCCAATGAGCCCAAGGATCTCATTCTCCAACGATTTCGCTGACGCTGTAGATCATCACAAGATCAAACGCGAGAGGGGAGTGGGACCCACATCGTCTCCGGGTTCATCGGACTTCGAATTCACGGTGAGTAATTACAGCATGATCGCAGCCGATGAGATCTTCTGCAAGGGGAGGCTGCTGCCCTTGAAGGAGAATTGCACTACCCAATTGCAGAAGATGACGCTGCGGGAGGAGCTGCTGGTCGGCGACGACGATGAGGATGACGTGTCACAGAGGCCCCCCAAGGGCCCTATCAGATGGAAGGAGCTCTTGGGATTGAAGAAGGGCCACGCCGTCGGCAAGAAGCATGAGAAGGTTAATGGGCCTTTGGAGATTCTGGAGAGAGAGGCCCCTACGCATGCACCCATCGAGGCGGCGCACGTTAGCAAGGCTGCGCAG GATGTTGAGAGTAATGGAGGATCGAGGTTCGTCGAGATTGAGATTTGA